One part of the Rutidosis leptorrhynchoides isolate AG116_Rl617_1_P2 chromosome 1, CSIRO_AGI_Rlap_v1, whole genome shotgun sequence genome encodes these proteins:
- the LOC139850339 gene encoding DNA N(6)-methyladenine demethylase ALKBH1D-like produces MRVRSNRGTAHPGSIITSSREFSTFDDTANINMIWEGLSGVFPTFNGTSMVAFHRSTVRAYDEGSRTFLTGLLKQYHKGTAADYSLQTEPFSLSQPRDVDSACESPDTIRTERKNNVERSYEILDSGMVLLKNYLSISDQVEVANICQELGVGPGGFYQPVFANGAKMKLQMMCLGRNWDPQTYSYKRYRGDGSEAPPLPDQFISLVETAIQESRDLSESKNDIPLMSPDICIINFYTDTGRLGLHQDKDESHDSLSKGLPVVSISIGDTAEFLYGYTRDKQKASKVWLKSGDVLIFGGKSRHIFHGVDKIIPNSAPLSLTKETTIPGRLNLTFRKY; encoded by the exons ATGAGGGTGAGATCCAACCGGGGTACTGCCCACCCAGGTTCGATTATCACTTCAAGCAGGGAGTTTTCAacatttgatgatactgccaacatCAATATGATTTGGGAAGGTCTCTCGGGGGTTTTCCCAACCTTCAATGGTACTTCAATG GTCGCATTTCATCGATCTACTGTTCGTGCGTACGATGAAGGCTCGAGAACATTTTTAACTGGTCTGCTAAAGCAATATCACAAGGGTACTGCTGCTGATTATTCGCTTCAAACAGAACCGTTTAGTTTATCTCAACCTAGAGACGTAGATTCAGCGTGTGAAAGTCCTGATACTATAAGGACCGAAAGGAAGAACAATGTTGAACGTTCTTACGAAATACTTGATTCTGGAATGGTTCTCTTGAAGAATTATCTTAGCATCAGTGACCAG GTTGAAGTTGCGAATATATGTCAAGAACTAGGTGTAGGTCCCGGGGGCTTTTATCAGCCTGTTTTCGCAAACGGAGCCAAAATGAAGTTACAGATGATGTGTCTTGGCAGAAACTGGGACCCACAAACGTATTCATATAAACGTTACAGAGGTGATGGTTCTGAAGCACCACCGCTTCCTGATCAGTTTATTTCATTGGTTGAAACTGCAATTCAAGAATCTCGTGACCTCTCAGAGTCAAAGAATGATATTCCTTTAATGTCCCCGGATATTTGTATAATCAATTTTTATACTGACACGGGTCGCCTTGGTCTTCATCAG GataaggatgagagccatgatagTCTAAGTAAAGGGTTGCCTGTGGTATCCATCTCCATTGGTGATACTGCAGAATTTTTGTATGGTTACACGAGAGATAAGCAAAAGGCAAGCAAGGTATGGTTAAAATCTGGAGATGTATTGATATTTGGAGGCAAATCTAGGCATATTTTTCATGGTGTAGATAAAATCATCCCGAATTCAGCTCCTTTGTCACTGACAAAAGAAACCACGATACCTGGTCGTCTCAACCTTACTTTCAGAAAATATTGA